The Maridesulfovibrio sp. genomic sequence ATCTTCTACATAATGATCCTGTTTTTTGCGGCACGGCTGGCGCTTTTCTGGCTTAAATCGTTTGTCAACAACACCTCAATCAACGGACGGCGCATTGAGTCGGCACTGGCCCATACTCTGTCCACCATAGGGTCCTATATAGTCTGGGTAGCCTTTCTGCTGGCATCGTTCTTTCTGCTGGGTATCCCCATGTCGGCACTCACATGGATCGCCAGCGGGCTGTCTATTGGTATTGGTTTCGGCATGAAGGATATTGTCAGCAACTTTGTCAGTGGACTGATAATCCTTTTCGGGGGCTCCATCAAAAAAGGTGACACCCTGCAGCATAAAAAAATCATCGGCACGGTAGTCGATGTTTCAATCCGCAACACCACCATCAAAGCGCTGGACAACAGTATGATCATCATCCCCAACTCCAGCTTCCTGAAAGGTGAAATCGTCAACCTGAACTATCAGGACACCCGCATCAGAGTGACTATACCGGTTACTCTTGTTCCCGGTTCCAAGGTCAAAAAAGCCAAAAAGACCATGCTCAAAGTGGTCAATAAACATCCTAATGTACTCAAAGATCCAGCCCCGAGCATCTTATTCAAACGGTTTGGCCAACTGGGCCTTGATTTTGAGATACTGTTCTGGGTCAGCCACTTTGAAGACAAATATCCCACGGAGTCTGACATTGTGGATGAACTGGACCAGAAATTTCAAAGCAAAAAAATCAAAGTTGCCTTTCGCAGTGTAAAGACCAAATACAAACCCAAGGGAGACGAGGCAGCCCAGATTGCAGCTCAGCGGGAAGAACTCAAAGAAAAAAGAAAACTTATCAGCAAGTGCTTCAGGTCTGCGGCCCTGCGTAAGCATCGCTTCCTGAATAAAATAGAAATGGATCGCCCCGAATAAAAAAGCGGGAGGCAACATTAAGCTGCCTCCCGCTTTCTTCTTTTATGATTTGGCCGGATATCCGGACCGGAACCACTACACCGGCTATTTATAACTTACTATATTCAGCTCTTCGTCTTCAGGATCATCCTGAACAGGATCACTTTGAACTTCTTCGCCTTCATCAGAATCAGCTACGGAAGTATCATCTTCATCAACCTCTTCCAGAGGGGGATAATTACAATATTCCTTCATGCTGAATCCAAGAGCGATCCCGGCTACAGCCATACAGCCTACTGCGTAAAGAAAATAATTCATGAATTCTATGTTCAGGCAGCACACAGCGGCAGCGATTGCATGCAGCCCCAAAGTCAGAAATCTAGGCAGATAAAAACGGCGAGCCCTCCGCATGGCGATTATGCCCAGCAGATCAACAAGCGCATAAGACCCGAACCAGAAACAAAGACCGGCGGAAATAAGGGATTCCAATTCTTCTTTTCCTGCCCAGCCATTGGCAAGCATCAATGCTATGACAGCACCGATGAAAACGGCTGCGCCTCCGGCGGCATATTTGGAATAGCTCTCCGCCACAGCCCCGCGCACCCGGTGCCCGAAAAGCTGGAATAATCCAAAAACAGCCGCAAAGGTTGCAAGGATAATTGTTCCGCCCATAAGCAGAAGCCCTTTGCCATCAAGTACGTGTGCAGCAACCTTGAGATGCGGAACTGTCGATCCGAGCAATTCTTCCGGTGTTTCAACCAGCAGTGCGGCCCAGTTGAAAAGGACAAAAGCCACGAGAACCATAAAGATTGCAGGATAAGCCCGTGCCCCCTTATTCTCAAATACCAGCGGCAGGTCAAAACCGATAAAAGCCAGAACGGCCAGAAAAATCAACTGCACCCAACCCATAGGTCCAGCATCCCCAAGGGCAGCCGGCATAAGCGGCTTGAACATTAACGGGAGCTCGGTGGGATAGCCCATGCCGCCTGTTACAGGCTGATTGACCATAATCGCCACATAGACGAGGGAAATAAAAGCCAGAGTCAGGCTGCCCCCGAAAAGGTCTCCGGCATATTTATCAGAAAGAAAACAAGCCCAGACCGCAAAAGACAGGATAAAAAACGAAGCGGCCAAGTTTGGAAATGAATTTATAAAAATTTCATTGACCGCATTCCCCGCAATACCCAGCCATGATACAGCCAAAACAATCAGGGTAAAGAAACGGGCTGCATCAAGAAATCCGAAAGCAACACGGTCAACAGGTGTAGCACGCAACTCTCCGGACGACAGTTTATCCATGCTGCGTGCGGTGCAGACAGACACAAGAGCGCCCAGAACCAGCAGGCCGATAAAAGCCGCTCCGCCCAACCCGGCCCCGTGCCCGACAACCTCAAGTCCTCTTGGAGACAGCATTACTGCAAGTGAAGTGAATATTCCGCTCATTTCATTTTTCCCTCCGGGGTATATGGAAAGCGCTCAGGCTATAATGCCAATAAATAAGTATTGTTTCAAAAAACAAACTTCCTGTCTGCTGAAAAAAGCAGACAGGAAGTAATTCAATTAAAATAAGGAACCTGGAGTATGGCCTGATTATCTTGAAAAGTCTAGAACGCGCCCAGACACTCATCCATACTGTCGTAAATGGGCAGGAAAGAAACAAAGCCGGATAAATCGAATACTTCCCTGATGTAATCCTTAAGGGAACAGAGCAGGAGCTTGCCATCTCCACCTTTAAGCTCACGCGCCGCTTTCAGAAGGACGCGCAGTCCTGCACTGGAAATGTACTCCAGATTCTCGAAATCCAGAATAATCTTGCTTTCCCCGCCCTGAATGGAATTAAGCAGCTTTTCTTCAAAATCATTGGATGTATTGGAATCAAGGCGACCTTTTAATTGGAAAGTAATAACACCGTCATTTTTGATTTCACCGACTTCAAGACCCATCTTTTCCTCCATTTTCCCGCTAAAAAAGCGGCATTGCACTACACATCATTAATATAAAAATCCGGCCAGCGAACTGGTTTTCTGTTTTATTATTGAACATTTTTGGTCAGCTTCAATTTATTTCTACCGCCTTCCCATGCATATTCAATACTGTCCATAATCTTTCGCATAAAATGGATTCCGAGTCCCCCGATTCTGCGTTCATCACAGTTGCAATGCGTGTCAGGTTCAGGAGCTTCAAGGGGATTGAATTTATGTCCGTCATCCTCAATCCACAGAGTCAGAATACCGTCTTCAAGCTTCAACTCGATTTCAAAACTATGCTTGTCGGACTGACAACCGTAGCTGACAAGATTTGTGAACAACTCATCCAAAACGAGATTCAGCTCAAACACCGTCTTATCAGATATGCCGTTATTACTGCCGAAATCCTCAATCATTTCTGCAAGAACACGAAGTTCAGCTATATCCGATTTTAACGAAAATGCAGCAGTGACGCTGCTTTCTGCCTGCGTCTCCATATTGTTTTCCAAAGACCTATCCTCAATTTCACATTATGGACAGAAAATACAATTAACCACTTCCAAGTTAGAAAACCCTTGTCGCTGCGTCAACAAAAAGGTAATAAATTTTTGTTAGATATACAGCCAACAGGAGTATTTAATGATCACCAAGCGTCCATTAACCTACTGGGTGAAAAACAGTAATATGAAATTACAGCTCATACTGCTGGTTGTCATCTTTTTCACAGTAGCAGTCAGGCTTATTCCATTGGAAATGCAGAAAAAAATCATCAACCAGGCCATTAGTATGCGTAAGGTGGATCTGCTTTTCATGTACTGCGGATTCTACATTACATCAGTAGTGACCGCCAGCCTGCTGAAATACCTGATAACCGTCCTGCAGACGTACATAGGTCAGGAAGCTCTGGCGCAAATGCGTAAAGAACTATACGCCCATATACTCACCTTGCCGCTTGGGTATTTCAGGAAGGCCAACCCGGGAATGGTTGTTTCTTCACTGGTGACAGAACTTGCTCCAGCAGGTGAATACGTTGGCCAGTCCGTGGCTGTACCGGTGACCAACCTGCTTACACTTATCGCCTTTGCCGGGTACATGTTCTTCCTTAACCCGACCATGGCAGCCATATCCATCGCCTTATACCCCTTTGTAATTTATCTGGTTCCCAAACTCCAAAAAAAATCCAACAAAGCCAACAAGAAAAGGGTTGATACAACCAGATATCTTTCCAGCCACATCAATGAAACAATTTCCGGTATCCACGAGATACACGGCAACGGCTCCTACCGGATTGAAAATCGTAAATACGGTGCTTACGTTGATAAATTGTTTAAAATCAGGATAACATGGATCCTTTACAAACAGGGCATCAAAGTCCTGAATAGCTTTTTCCAGAATCTTGGACCATTCCTGCTCTTCATCGTCGGTGGTTACCTAGCAATTCAGGGACGATTCGACCTTGGTGCGTTGGTGGCGTTTCTTTCCGCCTACGAAAAAATATATGATCCGTGGAAAGAACTTATGGACTTCTATCAGGTCCATAACGATGCCGGAGTACGCTACAAAAGGGTCATGGAATACTTCGATGCCAAGCCGGAATTTACGCTTGAACCGGAAGGACGCGCTCCCGTTGTAATGAAAGGGGACATCGAAGTTCAGAACCTCGGGTTCACTGTTTCCGGTAACATAAGGTTGCTTAAACAGATCAACCTTAAGCTCAAGCCGGGAGAACAGTTGGCTCTTGTGGGATTTTCCGGCAGCGGTAAAAGTACATTGGCCCAGTGTATTTCCCAACTATACAAATACACGGGCGGATCTGTAAAAATCGACGGTTACGAAGTCGGTGATTTGACCAAGGCTGACATGGTCCACAATATGGGCATAGTAGCCCAATCCCCGTTCATCTTTTCCGGTACAATCAAAGATAATCTGCTCTACTCCTGTGCAGCTGTCCTTGAAGGTGATCCTGAAGCCAAGCAAAAAATGCCAACCCGTGACAATATGATTGAAGCCGTGCAACAGGCAGGAATATTTGTTGATGTTTTGCGGTTCGGTCTAAACACCTTACTTGACCCTGAGAAGAAGACCGAACTTTCCGAACGACTGGTCAGGGTACGGAAAAACTTCCACGCCGATTTCGGGGACAAGCTTGCTGAGCATGTTGAATTCTACCGCGACGGCCAATATCTGGAGTATTCAAGTGTAGCCGGAAACATCACTTTCGGCCATGCTAATGATGAAAGTTTTGCCGGGCGCAACCTGGTCAGCAACGATTATTTTCTGACCTTTCTCAAAGAAGCGCAGTTAGAAACCCCGCTACTGAGCCTCGGCAGGGAACTGGCTAAGCAGACTGTTGATATTCTGGGTAACCTTCCACCGGATGAAATATTCTTTGAACAAAGTCCCATACCTACCGATGAATTCGAAGGCTATAAGCAGCTTGTTGCCCGTATTAACGAAACTCCGCTTCAAGAACTTGAGGATAAAGACCGTGAAATGCTCCTGCACCTTTCACTCGGATTTGTCCCCGGAAAACATAAAATTGTTGCTCTTCCGTCTGTTTTGCAGAGCCTCATCCTTGACGGGCGTAGGATGTTCAACGGCAAGGTTAGCGAGGAAAGGCCTGAGACTTTCAGCTTCTACCAAATGACTGAAT encodes the following:
- a CDS encoding STAS domain-containing protein; its protein translation is MGLEVGEIKNDGVITFQLKGRLDSNTSNDFEEKLLNSIQGGESKIILDFENLEYISSAGLRVLLKAARELKGGDGKLLLCSLKDYIREVFDLSGFVSFLPIYDSMDECLGAF
- a CDS encoding ATP-binding protein, producing METQAESSVTAAFSLKSDIAELRVLAEMIEDFGSNNGISDKTVFELNLVLDELFTNLVSYGCQSDKHSFEIELKLEDGILTLWIEDDGHKFNPLEAPEPDTHCNCDERRIGGLGIHFMRKIMDSIEYAWEGGRNKLKLTKNVQ
- a CDS encoding ABC transporter ATP-binding protein/permease, which encodes MITKRPLTYWVKNSNMKLQLILLVVIFFTVAVRLIPLEMQKKIINQAISMRKVDLLFMYCGFYITSVVTASLLKYLITVLQTYIGQEALAQMRKELYAHILTLPLGYFRKANPGMVVSSLVTELAPAGEYVGQSVAVPVTNLLTLIAFAGYMFFLNPTMAAISIALYPFVIYLVPKLQKKSNKANKKRVDTTRYLSSHINETISGIHEIHGNGSYRIENRKYGAYVDKLFKIRITWILYKQGIKVLNSFFQNLGPFLLFIVGGYLAIQGRFDLGALVAFLSAYEKIYDPWKELMDFYQVHNDAGVRYKRVMEYFDAKPEFTLEPEGRAPVVMKGDIEVQNLGFTVSGNIRLLKQINLKLKPGEQLALVGFSGSGKSTLAQCISQLYKYTGGSVKIDGYEVGDLTKADMVHNMGIVAQSPFIFSGTIKDNLLYSCAAVLEGDPEAKQKMPTRDNMIEAVQQAGIFVDVLRFGLNTLLDPEKKTELSERLVRVRKNFHADFGDKLAEHVEFYRDGQYLEYSSVAGNITFGHANDESFAGRNLVSNDYFLTFLKEAQLETPLLSLGRELAKQTVDILGNLPPDEIFFEQSPIPTDEFEGYKQLVARINETPLQELEDKDREMLLHLSLGFVPGKHKIVALPSVLQSLILDGRRMFNGKVSEERPETFSFYQMTEFIPSQTILDNILFGKPKTDHPKVQDTINQSMIQLLIEEDLLETVVELGMEFQVGTKGDRLSGGQCQKLAIARTFLKNPPIMIMDEATSALDNRSQNRIQGLLETKWKGKATLISVIHRLDTIKNYDKVAVMKAGKLMEIGPYDELMEQKGLLYELVHGAH
- a CDS encoding APC family permease, translating into MSGIFTSLAVMLSPRGLEVVGHGAGLGGAAFIGLLVLGALVSVCTARSMDKLSSGELRATPVDRVAFGFLDAARFFTLIVLAVSWLGIAGNAVNEIFINSFPNLAASFFILSFAVWACFLSDKYAGDLFGGSLTLAFISLVYVAIMVNQPVTGGMGYPTELPLMFKPLMPAALGDAGPMGWVQLIFLAVLAFIGFDLPLVFENKGARAYPAIFMVLVAFVLFNWAALLVETPEELLGSTVPHLKVAAHVLDGKGLLLMGGTIILATFAAVFGLFQLFGHRVRGAVAESYSKYAAGGAAVFIGAVIALMLANGWAGKEELESLISAGLCFWFGSYALVDLLGIIAMRRARRFYLPRFLTLGLHAIAAAVCCLNIEFMNYFLYAVGCMAVAGIALGFSMKEYCNYPPLEEVDEDDTSVADSDEGEEVQSDPVQDDPEDEELNIVSYK